GAGTTGCAGGCCCGTGTAAACGCCCATCTCGTTCTGTGGCCGGCTCCCGTCCCCGAACGCATTGCCGTAAAACGACGCAAAGTCGGACGGATACCGACGTCCCATTACGACCGCTTCGGCGTAGTCGCCGTCCAGCGCGGCGCCCAAGAGGGCGCCATAGGATCCGCGAGGAGAACGAGCAGCTTCGCCGAACAGGGCGTAGTCCCCAAGCAGGACGGTTCCGTACGTCCCAATCATTGATGCTTTGTCCCCCGCCACCCGAAACCGTCGGTAGGGCCGGTCACCAGGCCGAAGTGGCCGTGAGAAGCGGGCCTGATAGCCCGTGATCCCGAGGTGGAGCCCAGGCCGGCGGTACGCCAATGCGCCGCCGATGGTCGTTTCGCCAAAGGCACCTTTGCGCGCAAGTTCACTCGGGGTACGGTGCTGTCCCCCGCCGGATAGGGTGCGGACCGGAAGTGGGCCGTCGGTGCCCGCAAAAGAAGAGTCGACCGACGCGTCCCGGTTTCGACGCGAGGCAAATGCGGTGAGAGACAATTCGCCGGGCAGTCCAATGGTGGCCGCGGCCCCGCGAAAAAACGAGGTCTCCGAGGCTGAGCGGTAGGGGCGAATGCCGCGGCCGCGCTTCTGGGCCGGGGCGACTGGGTCGCGTCCCTTTCCGAACCGAAGGCCCTGCCAGAGGGCGATGCCCTGCCCAAACTGGGCCGTGAAGTCGCCGAGGACGAGCGTTTCGAGGCGGCCGAGATCGCGGAGGGCAAGGCTTCCAGTGATGTGGTCAAACCCATAGGTCTGTGCTTGGGGAGCCCACCGGACTGGCTCGCCGGGATCCTTGTCGAGCGTCAGGGCGAGCTGAAGGCGGCGCTCGTGAGCGAGCTGGAGACGGGTTGTGAGGCGACCCGGGGGGCCGAGAAATCGATCCTCGTGGAACCCGCGTCCCAAATCGAGCCGCCGTGTAAATCGCTGGGTAAGGTGGAAGCTAAGGTTCGACGTGATTGTGTTGAACGTGGGAAAGATCGACTGGGAGGTCGCCTTCTCGAGCCGCACGAAGGGGCGAACCGACTGAACCGTTGCGGGTCCAATGCCGTCTACAGCCCGCAGATCTCCCACTTCATCGAAGAGCCCGTTGTCAGTCCGGTGCTGCACGATGCGGTGGGCGTCTCTCGACGTAAGATTGGGCAACATCGAGAGGTCGGCGGCGGAGGCTTGATTGAGGGCGAGGGGCCGCGTCTTCAGGTCGGCAAGATGCTCGGCTGCCAGCGTGGCCGTACGGTCCGTAGTCCCGAGCGCATCCAAAATGGGTTCGAGACGCGGACCGAGATCCATGGTATCCGCCTTCAGCGTATCCGTGTGAGGCTGAGCAGTGGTGCAGATTGGTCCAGCGAAAAGAACGAGCAGGCCGATCTGGGCTGGCAGGACAAGTCGAGAGATGGGCCCTATGGAAGACATGGAAACACGGCTACCAATGAACGTCCAGCGACGCGGAGGGCGTCCAGCCGAGTTCGGCGTGTTGTTCGGCGGCAACGTGTGCCTGCAGCCAGTCGAGGTGAAGGCCAACGCCCCCGGTGAACCGGGTGGGAACGGTCGTGACACCAGCGCGAAGTGCGATCAAAGACAGAGGGCGGACTTCGAGTCCGCCCCGCACCGCGGCGGGAAAGGCGCGATCCTTGAACACGTCCACGAGGACCCGAAGATGATCGCCCGCGCGGTACTGGAGGCCTACCGATAGGGTTTGGGGCAACGGCTCTCCCTCGACCAGCGAAGGGCCATTGACGTTCGTGGCGTGGGCCCCCAGGTCCAGAGACGACAAGAGCGGGAGGAGAAGGCCGAGGTGCAGTCCGACCGTGGCGGTGCCCCCGTACCCCTCAATGCGTGTATGGTAGTACCGTCCCGTCACGCCGAGTTGCATCCGACGGCTGGTACCAAAGGAGAGCCCGCGCGCATACCCCAGACTGTAGTGAATCTCTCGATACCCGTCGCCCCCGAAGGTGCTGGCGCCGGCCGAGACGCTCCCCCACGCAGCAGGCCAGGTGCCCGACACCGATCCGTACCGGAGGGCCGATAGTCCGAACGCCTCCCGGGCGAAGAACGAGACCACTCGGTGGGTGCGTCGGGCCGCCGCGGCCGGATTGGCGTGCACGCCAGACGTCGTTGTGAGTGCGGTCGCGGCGTAGCCGAGGGCGGACGATCGAGCACCGCCGAACAAGTCGTACGTGGATTGCCCGTGCGCCGGGGCCGGTCCGACCACGAGGCACCCAACAATGAAAAGCCCCAAGAGATGACGCATGGCAGAAGGGCGACCGATGCCATGACGCGATGGTATCCATTGTACTCTTTCGTTATAAAAAAATCAAATATAAAAAATGGACCGTGCAGCCGAGGGACACGAGACAGGGATTTTGGTCTGCCGAGACGGCTGCAAGACGGGGCCTGAGTTAGAAACCTCACGGCGAAGAGAGAGGTAGCATTGTCCCTTCACGCGTTTACCATCCGTCCCCTCCGCAACTGTGTTTAGAATGCCGACGGCCGTGTGGGGGCTTGCTGTCTTATTAGGGACGCTCTCGTTCGCGCCCCCGGCCGATGGACAAGAGTTGCGCTGCCGCGTCCAGATTGACGACTCGCAAATCAGCGGCGCCGAATCGGAGTTCGAGTTTCTCGACGATCTCGAACGTCAGGTCCGAGAGTACATGAACGAGCGCTCCTGGACCGACGACGAGTTTCTGCCCCGCGAGCGCATTTCCTGCTCGATGCAGATTATCCTTCAAGAGTCGGTTAGTCTGTCCGAGTTTCGGGCCCGGCTCATCGTGACGACCCGGCGGCCCATTTACGGAACGTCGCAGTCTTCGGTCGTCGCCCGCGTAAACGACCCAGAATGGCGCTTCGAGTACAGCCGAGGCTCGTCCCTCAACCATGACCTCGACCGGTACGACCCACTGACGTCGGTGCTGGACTTCTACGCCTATCTGATCCTCGGCTACGACTACGACACGTTCAGTCCGCTCGGCGGAGCGCCCTTCTTCGACCGAGCGCAGACCGTGGCCGATCAGGCGGAGGGGAGTGGAGATCCCGGGTGGTCCTCCGTGGGCACCCAGCAGACCCGCGTGCAGCTTCTCTCCAACCTGCGTGCCCAACGCCATGAGCCCCTGCGCCGAGTGTACTACGAGTATCATCGAAAAGGCCTTGATCGGTTTGTGCAGGACACCGAGGCGGCCCGGGAGACCCTGATGGAGGTGCTCCGGACGCTCCGAACGGCCAGCGATCGTCTGTCTCAGTCCTATGCCCTGAATCTCTTTTTCGCGACGAAAAACCAGGAGCTGACCGCGATCTTCGAGGAAAGCGATGTTGAGAGTCAGGCGCAGCGTCTCCTCGTTCAGATGGACCCCTCTCACTCCTCGCAGTACAACCGTCTCACGGAGTGAGGAGCCCCGTCCCGTCCAGACGCCGCGGTATATGTTCGAACCATGTGCCTAAATTTCTGGACTCGGGACCATCCAGGAGGCTACTTCGTTCGCTTTTTTGAAGTTTAAGTCCCCTTAGGCACGTTAGATCTGTGCCGTTCTCGTGTCTACGAAGCCACGAATCGGCCGGGGGCGCTTTGCACCGACACCTGCTCTTTTGATCGAGTCGCGCGAGGTACGATATGTCAAACAAGGACGGAGAAGCACAGGAAAAAGCCCTCGACCTCGCCGTTGAACAAATCCAGCGGGATCACGGCGAAGGGTCAATCATGCGCCTTAGCGATGACCCCAACCAGGAGGTTGAGGCGATCCCGACGGGGTCCCTCGCGCTCGATGATGCGCTGGGGATTGGGGGCGTACCCCGTGGACGCATCATCGAAATCTTCGGTCCCGAGTCCTCAGGCAAGACGACCCTCGCAGCCCACGTTGTTGCGGAGGCCCAGAAGCTTGGCGGAACGTGTGCGTTTGTGGACGCCGAACACGCGTTCGACCCCAACTATGCCGAACAGCTTGGGGTGGACACGGACGAGCTCTTGATTTCGCAGCCGGACACTGGGGAGCAGGCCCTCAACATCACGGATACGCTGGTGCGCAGCGGGGCGCTCGATGTGATTGTCATCGACTCCGTATCGGCGCTCGTGCCGCAGGCCGAGCTGGAGGGAGACATGGGTGACACCCACGTAGGCCTTCAGGCCCGTCTCATGAGCCAAGCCCTCCGCAAGCTGGCGGGTAACATCAACCGCACCAAGACGGCCCTGATGTTCATCAACCAGATCCGCATGAAGATCGGGGTGATGTTCGGAAACCCAGAGACGACCTCCGGCGGCCGCGCGCTGAAATTTTACTCGTCGGTCCGCATGGATATTCGCCGGATTGGGGCCGTCAAGGACGGGCAGGATGTCGTGGGCAACCGGACGCGCGTGAAGGTCAAGAAGAACAAGGTAGCCCCTCCGTTCAAGGAGGCGGAGTTTGACCTCATCTACGGGGAGGGCATCTCGTCGCTTGGAGAGATTATTGATCTGGGAACGGAGTACGATATTCTTCAGAAGCGTGGGTCCTGGTTCTCGTATCAGGACGAAACCGTCGCCCAGGGACGTGAAAACACGAAAGAGTGGCTCGAAGAAAACGACGAGCAGCGCGACGAGATCAAGTCGGCGCTTCGTAAGGAGATTGGGCTCTCGACGGTCGACGAGGAATCGGAGGCCGAGAACGAGGAGGAGTCCGAAGCTGCCGCCGAAGAAGCATAAACCCATGGCCGTCCGACGATGCCTGCACGGATCGATCTGGCTGCTTGTTATCTTCGTGCATGTGGGGGGGCAGGAGGCGGCCCAGGCGCAGCCCTCACACTCGTCGCCGGATCTCGCTGAGTCACGCTTCTGCGAGGAGGCGCCCGACCGCTCGCCTGACGTTCGGGGCCTCGCGCTTTTCTACTGCACAACGCAGTCGGCGCTCGTTGGTGGGCTGTGGGGAGCGCACCGATCGGCCCGCCCAGTATTCTACGGGGCCGTCCCGCTTGCCTGGGGGGGCGCAGCACTCACTGGAGCCCCGGCCGCACGGGCCGCCGCCTACCGTTTGACCCTCACCCAAGGGCTCACGTATGGGCTCGTGGTTGGAGCGAAGCACGTGGTGGGGCGTCCCCGTCCGTACGTCCATCGGCCGTTGGAGGCACGCGCCGATCGTCACAGGCCGCCGGCCCCTGGAGATGCCCGCCTGTCGTTTCCGTCCGGTCATGCGTCCCTCTCGGCGGCCCTCGTCACGTCCTGGGGGCTGTCCTACCCCCGGTGGTACGTCGTGGGCCCCGGTGCGCTCTGGGCCGTGGGTGTGGCGCTGAGTCGCGTGCATCTCGGGGTGCACTATCCCAGCGATGTGCTGGTCGGGACCGTTTTGGGCACAGGGATCGCCTTGCTCGTCCATCAACTTCGCCACGCGGTGACGCCGGCTCCACTGCGGGCCTCCTCAGGCGCGTCTTTCAGCCCACCTCTCGTCCTGCGGGTCACCTTTTGAGTGGGGGGGAGGGGATGTCCCGGCTGGAGGGGCAGGATGCCCGCGCTGCCCAACTCAGAGCGGTGCCTACCCCGGCGGCCCGTGCGTGGATCCCCGGACCGGAGGGGATCCGTGGTCGCGTGCTGGTGGCACGCCGGTTGCAAAGCCGTCCGGTACGCATGCTAGAGCCCCATGCGAAGCACAGCATGCTGCTTCCAGACCGGAAGCGAGAGGCCG
This is a stretch of genomic DNA from Salinibacter grassmerensis. It encodes these proteins:
- a CDS encoding helix-hairpin-helix domain-containing protein, with the translated sequence MDLGPRLEPILDALGTTDRTATLAAEHLADLKTRPLALNQASAADLSMLPNLTSRDAHRIVQHRTDNGLFDEVGDLRAVDGIGPATVQSVRPFVRLEKATSQSIFPTFNTITSNLSFHLTQRFTRRLDLGRGFHEDRFLGPPGRLTTRLQLAHERRLQLALTLDKDPGEPVRWAPQAQTYGFDHITGSLALRDLGRLETLVLGDFTAQFGQGIALWQGLRFGKGRDPVAPAQKRGRGIRPYRSASETSFFRGAAATIGLPGELSLTAFASRRNRDASVDSSFAGTDGPLPVRTLSGGGQHRTPSELARKGAFGETTIGGALAYRRPGLHLGITGYQARFSRPLRPGDRPYRRFRVAGDKASMIGTYGTVLLGDYALFGEAARSPRGSYGALLGAALDGDYAEAVVMGRRYPSDFASFYGNAFGDGSRPQNEMGVYTGLQLQLAPRWSIGAYLDQYRAPWLQFNVPRSSTGWEARVVLDYEPRPWLSSYIQVRVQDDDEGTEYRRTGRSLEGLRRERRYSTRWHTEYSFSDALTARTRLELSQHTTPHTRSRGFFLSQGLRWRPHFTLTVDARIAFFDTDGFPARIYAYEHDLRYSFSAPVFFDRGRRSYALVQYEPFPSLTLEAKYGVTRYENRTTIGSGLNQVKGSRRRELRLQVRWAL
- a CDS encoding DUF4835 family protein — translated: MPTAVWGLAVLLGTLSFAPPADGQELRCRVQIDDSQISGAESEFEFLDDLERQVREYMNERSWTDDEFLPRERISCSMQIILQESVSLSEFRARLIVTTRRPIYGTSQSSVVARVNDPEWRFEYSRGSSLNHDLDRYDPLTSVLDFYAYLILGYDYDTFSPLGGAPFFDRAQTVADQAEGSGDPGWSSVGTQQTRVQLLSNLRAQRHEPLRRVYYEYHRKGLDRFVQDTEAARETLMEVLRTLRTASDRLSQSYALNLFFATKNQELTAIFEESDVESQAQRLLVQMDPSHSSQYNRLTE
- the recA gene encoding recombinase RecA; translation: MSNKDGEAQEKALDLAVEQIQRDHGEGSIMRLSDDPNQEVEAIPTGSLALDDALGIGGVPRGRIIEIFGPESSGKTTLAAHVVAEAQKLGGTCAFVDAEHAFDPNYAEQLGVDTDELLISQPDTGEQALNITDTLVRSGALDVIVIDSVSALVPQAELEGDMGDTHVGLQARLMSQALRKLAGNINRTKTALMFINQIRMKIGVMFGNPETTSGGRALKFYSSVRMDIRRIGAVKDGQDVVGNRTRVKVKKNKVAPPFKEAEFDLIYGEGISSLGEIIDLGTEYDILQKRGSWFSYQDETVAQGRENTKEWLEENDEQRDEIKSALRKEIGLSTVDEESEAENEEESEAAAEEA
- a CDS encoding phosphatase PAP2 family protein, with the translated sequence MAVRRCLHGSIWLLVIFVHVGGQEAAQAQPSHSSPDLAESRFCEEAPDRSPDVRGLALFYCTTQSALVGGLWGAHRSARPVFYGAVPLAWGGAALTGAPAARAAAYRLTLTQGLTYGLVVGAKHVVGRPRPYVHRPLEARADRHRPPAPGDARLSFPSGHASLSAALVTSWGLSYPRWYVVGPGALWAVGVALSRVHLGVHYPSDVLVGTVLGTGIALLVHQLRHAVTPAPLRASSGASFSPPLVLRVTF